One Gossypium hirsutum isolate 1008001.06 chromosome A11, Gossypium_hirsutum_v2.1, whole genome shotgun sequence genomic window carries:
- the LOC107888284 gene encoding ribose-phosphate pyrophosphokinase 1, whose amino-acid sequence MEGLVAFSHTSNTCPPCLCDCSSQPLLTMPEDIPRSGSPPFFSQLRYLRRLTQRCSMVEPLKFENGKPHFPLLASDPAFPTFLSPNSHFQNDINKHDTRLCIFSGTANPALAQEIACYMGLELGKIKIKRFADGEIYVQLQESVKGCDLFLVQPTCPPANENLMELLIMIDWII is encoded by the exons ATGGAAGGATTAGTAGCCTTCAGCCACACTTCCAACACTTGCCCACCTTGCCTTTGCGATTGCTCTTCTCAGCCTCTTCTCACAATGCCTGAAGATATTCCCAGATCTGGCTCTCCTCCTTTCTTCTCACAATTAAGATATCTTAGACGTCTTACGCAG AGGTGTAGCATGGTGGAGCCcttgaagttcgaaaatggaaaGCCTCACTTTCCTCTCCTCGCCTCTGATCCTGCGTTTCCAACCTTCTTGTCCCCTAATTCCCATTTCCAAAACGATATCAACAAACACGACACTAGGCTCTGTATATTTTCTGGCACTGCTAATCCTGCTCTTGCTCAG GAAATCGCATGCTATATGGGTCTGGAGCTTGGGAAAATCAAGATAAAGCGTTTTGCTGATGGTGAGATTTATGTTCAGTTGCAAGAGAGTGTGAAAGGGTGCGACTTGTTCCTTGTGCAACCCACTTGTCCCCCTGCCAATGAGAATCTTATGGAGCTTCTCATTATGATCGATTGGATCATATAA